A part of Sus scrofa isolate TJ Tabasco breed Duroc chromosome 15, Sscrofa11.1, whole genome shotgun sequence genomic DNA contains:
- the RTP5 gene encoding LOW QUALITY PROTEIN: receptor-transporting protein 5 (The sequence of the model RefSeq protein was modified relative to this genomic sequence to represent the inferred CDS: deleted 2 bases in 1 codon) — protein sequence MDGVDVWANTLAQLMAKRKPQDTWELVPEENLASGHLDSRGFQYRLRGLARLQCGRCQWGWSSAHVHVLFHLWWDADRRLGLVKMRLWGQRCRLCPPGRAASARSLLNVRLFLGKLVQFIVQKCYGEDLSPDQCPEICFGERCEACDLGVCFFQKPLDPAWGPEIPSTLRGGSSGGGGGGGSGAAASSRQALTLVVDRSGGCTPSSYLIPLSMADFVKDLLLESRNLFSEDEDIVTIPFSLARKKKGSLPKADPGSVARGTIYLPGSSKGRSLAVDLRAPAFPTKGLQLSSIKAITGFICKGRGCVCDPEQVPSQGLVTDGNSPRPMTYIIGLTHAGEGCITFPTALADAVLESADPPGSMDGWLTFPFFFADRSRAPTPGAARGNRLEGSGGPAPAGPGPLPGTTAGRLVPISNGSITIPFSILGLIQCKGSCDKASGPQSSDPKPGQPWFWASRSGFPSEEDFGEEGCGVPLFDPYEEVWILVSVAVFILWIMYLYKFSPDHAPRM from the exons ATGGACGGGGTGGACGTGTGGGCCAACACCTTGGCCCAGCTGATGGCCAAGAGGAAACCCCAGGACACCTGGGAGCTGGTCCCCGAGGAGAACCTGGCCTCTGGCCACCTGGACAGCAGAGGGTTCCAGTACCGGCTGAGGGGGCTTGCGAG gCTGCAGTGTGGCCGCTGCCAGTGGGGCTGGTCCTCGGCCCACGTGCACGTCCTCTTCCACCTGTGGTGGGATGCAGACCGCCGGTTGGGGCTGGTGAAGATGCGCCTCTGGGGCCAGCGGTGCCGGCTGTGCCCGCCCGGCCGCGCGGCGTCTGCCAG GAGCCTCCTGAACGTGCGGCTCTTCCTGGGGAAGCTGGTGCAGTTCATCGTGCAGAAGTGCTACGGGGAGGACCTCAGCCCAGACCAGTGCCCCGAGATCTGCTTCGGCGAGCGCTGCGAGGCCTGCGACCTGGGCGTCTGCTTCTTCCAGAAGCCTCTGGACCCCGCCTGGGGGCCTGAGATCCCCAGCACCCTGAGAGGTGGCAGcagtggtggcggtggtggcggcGGGAGTGGCGCGGCCGCCTCCAGCAGACAGGCGCTGACCCTGGTGGTGGACCGCTCggggggctgcacccccagcTCCTACCTCATCCCTCTGTCCATGGCCGACTTCGTCAAGGACCTCCTCCTAGAGAGCAGGAACCTCTTTAGCGAGGATGAGGACATTGTCACCATCCCCTTCTCCCTCGCGCGCAAGAAGAAGGGCTCGCTGCCCAAGGCCGACCCTGGCAGCGTCGCCCGGGGCACCATCTACCTGCCTGGAAGCTCCAAGGGCAGAAGCCTTGCGGTGGACCTCAGGGCGCCTGCCTTCCCCACCAAAGGCCTGCAGCTCAGCAGCATCAAGGCCATCACAGGCTTCATCTGCAAGGGCCggggctgcgtctgcgaccctgAGCAGGTTCCCAGCCAGGGCCTGGTCACGGACGGGAACAGTCCGCGGCCTATGACCTACATCATTGGTCTCACGCACGCTGGGGAGGGCTGCATCACCTTCCCCACAGCGCTGGCCGATGCGGTCCTGGAGAGCGCGGACCCCCCCGGCAGCATGGATGGCTGGCTCACCTTTCCCTTCTTCTTTGCAGACAGGAGCAGGGCCCCCACTCCCGGTGCCGCCCGAGGCAACAGGCTGGAGGGCAGCGGTGGTCCTGCCCCCGCGGGCCCTGGCCCCCTTCCAGGGACCACAGCCGGCCGCCTCGTCCCCATCAGCAACGGCTCCATCACCATCCCCTTCTCCATCCTCGGCCTCATTCAGTGCAAGGGCTCCTGCGACAAGGCCAGCGGTCCCCAAAGCAGCGACCCGAAGCCGGGGCAGCCGTGGTTCTGGGCCAGCAGGTCTGGGTTCCCCAGTGAGGAGGACTTTGGGGAGGAGGGCTGCGGCGTGCCCCTCTTCGACCCCTATGAAGAGGTCTGGATCTTGGTCTCCGTGGCCGTCTTTATCCTCTGGATAATGTACTTGTACAAGTTCAGCCCCGACCACGCCCCACGGATGTGA